The Apium graveolens cultivar Ventura chromosome 6, ASM990537v1, whole genome shotgun sequence genome contains a region encoding:
- the LOC141668265 gene encoding uncharacterized protein LOC141668265 isoform X2, translated as MDVSKRASLLRMCSPGPRGYKIEFSPRNTVSEADDANWVQISKPFNREHYSFSRRGDALKWDVSGQNMWVSSTRR; from the exons ATGGATGTTTCCAAGAGGGCTTCTTTGTTGAGGATGTGTTCTCCTGGTCCAAGAGGATACAAAATAG AATTTAGCCCCAGAAACACAGTCTCTGAAGCAGATGATGCTAATTGGGTTCAAATCAGCAAGCCATTCAATAG AGAACACTACAGTTTTAGTAGAAGGGGAGATGCTCTTAAATGGGATGTTTCAG GTCAAAACATGTGGGTTTCCTCCACTAGAAGATAG